Proteins co-encoded in one Corylus avellana chromosome ca9, CavTom2PMs-1.0 genomic window:
- the LOC132162478 gene encoding putative receptor-like protein kinase At3g47110, with the protein MKHSCLNSKWILFIFFHGILLLFMSSSFQSARIPTSAIESDRLTLLDLKKRISEDPLQIMSSWNDSTHFCNWFGVTCNPSTKRVIILNLQAQRLAGTLTPSMGNLTYLTGIILGNNSFYGEIPQELGRLGRLQNLNLSRNSFGGNLPSNLSHCTQLRVLDVVYNKLVGQIPEQFSSLSKLVYLRLDANNLTGSIPAWIGNFSSLFVLSLIQNNLQGSIPSELGRLSGLGFFSLAMNNLSGTISSLIYNISSIYHFSVIQNQLHGSLPPDVGLTLPNLELFAGGVNSFTGPIPVSLSNASRLKELKFSYNDLTGTVPQNLAI; encoded by the exons ATGAAGCACTCTTGCCTCAATTCCAAGTGGATTTTGTTCATATTCTTTCACGGaattcttcttttgtttatgaGTTCAAGTTTCCAATCTGCAAGAATTCCCACTTCTGCAATTGAGTCAGATCGCTTGACGTTGCTTGACTTGAAGAAACGGATTAGTGAAGACCCACTTCAAATCATGAGCTCATGGAATGACTCCACCCATTTCTGTAATTGGTTTGGTGTCACATGCAACCCCTCCACTAAAAGAGTCATCATTCTGAACCTGCAAGCTCAAAGATTGGCTGGCACCTTAACACCTTCTATGGGAAATCTTACTTACCTTACTGGAATCATCCTAGGAAACAACAGCTTCTATGGTGAAATTCCTCAAGAATTGGGAAGGCTAGGACGCCTGCAGAATCTCAACTTGAGCAGGAATTCCTTTGGTGGGAACCTTCCAAGTAATCTAAGTCATTGTACACAACTTCGAGTGCTTGATGTTGTTTACAACAAACTTGTTGGACAGATTCCAGAGCAGTTCAGTTCATTGTCAAAGTTGGTTTACCTGAGACTTGATGCGAACAACCTTACAGGAAGTATCCCAGCGTGGATAggaaacttttcttctttgtttgttcTTTCCCTTATCCAGAACAATCTACAAGGGAGCATACCTAGTGAGCTTGGCCGACTATCAGGCTTGGGATTTTTTAGTCTTGCTATGAATAATCTGTCTGGTACTATCTCTTCTCtgatttataatatatcttcCATATACCATTTCTCTGTTATTCAAAACCAACTGCATGGAAGCCTTCCACCAGATGTTGGCCTTACTCTTCCTAACCTTGAATTATTTGCCGGTGGTGTTAATAGCTTCACAGGACCTATTCCCGTATCATTGTCAAATGCTTCTAGACTTAAGGAACTTAAATTCAGTTATAATGATCTCACTGGGACGGTGCCTCAAAATCTAGCAA TTTGA